In the genome of Doryrhamphus excisus isolate RoL2022-K1 chromosome 11, RoL_Dexc_1.0, whole genome shotgun sequence, one region contains:
- the LOC131137955 gene encoding cytochrome c oxidase subunit 4 isoform 2, mitochondrial isoform X2 has protein sequence MRSTHTHTHTHTHTHAQTKRLFLEEVADLYSSMLGLTTAARRAGIMLLSRRLALALPSSSRATMASHGDVSQVEQMSKPMYWDRVDTPLPDRPYKDELSAADMSLKQKEKGSWKQLTKEEKIAYLPRDEAAHCRVEDGYGGLLHLSGLHRSGGLVAGPVCVRASPSDLR, from the exons ATgagatccacacacacacacacacacacacacacacacacacacgcacaaacaaaAAGGCTTTTCCTTGAAGAAGTTGCTGATCTCTACAGCAGC ATGCTTGGCCTGACAACAGCAGCAAGACGTGCTGGAATAATGCTCCTGAGCAGACGCCTGGCGCTGGCGTTGCCCTCCAGCAGCAGAGCCACCATGGCGAGTCACG GAGATGTGAGTCAGGTGGAGCAGATGTCCAAGCCCATGTACTGGGACCGCGTGGACACGCCGTTGCCGGACAGGCCTTACAAGGACGAGCTGAGTGCTGCCGACATGAGCCTCAAACAGAAGGAGAAAGGATCTTGGAAGCAGCTGACCAAAGAGGAGAAGATAGCCT ACCTACCCAGAGATGAGGCAGCCCACTGCAGAGTGGAAGACGGTTATGGGGGCCTTCTTCATCTTTCTGGGCTTCACCGGTCTGGTGGTCTGGTGGCAGGCCCTGTATG TGTACGCGCCTCGCCCTCCGACCTTCGATGA
- the LOC131137955 gene encoding cytochrome c oxidase subunit 4 isoform 2, mitochondrial isoform X1 → MRSTHTHTHTHTHTHAQTKRLFLEEVADLYSSMLGLTTAARRAGIMLLSRRLALALPSSSRATMASHGDVSQVEQMSKPMYWDRVDTPLPDRPYKDELSAADMSLKQKEKGSWKQLTKEEKIALYRLMFRQTYPEMRQPTAEWKTVMGAFFIFLGFTGLVVWWQALYVYAPRPPTFDDELQAKQVKRMLDMRINPVEGFSSQWDYEKGKWK, encoded by the exons ATgagatccacacacacacacacacacacacacacacacacacacgcacaaacaaaAAGGCTTTTCCTTGAAGAAGTTGCTGATCTCTACAGCAGC ATGCTTGGCCTGACAACAGCAGCAAGACGTGCTGGAATAATGCTCCTGAGCAGACGCCTGGCGCTGGCGTTGCCCTCCAGCAGCAGAGCCACCATGGCGAGTCACG GAGATGTGAGTCAGGTGGAGCAGATGTCCAAGCCCATGTACTGGGACCGCGTGGACACGCCGTTGCCGGACAGGCCTTACAAGGACGAGCTGAGTGCTGCCGACATGAGCCTCAAACAGAAGGAGAAAGGATCTTGGAAGCAGCTGACCAAAGAGGAGAAGATAGCCT TGTACCGCCTGATGTTCCGTCAGACCTACCCAGAGATGAGGCAGCCCACTGCAGAGTGGAAGACGGTTATGGGGGCCTTCTTCATCTTTCTGGGCTTCACCGGTCTGGTGGTCTGGTGGCAGGCCCTGTATG TGTACGCGCCTCGCCCTCCGACCTTCGATGACGAGTTGCAGGCCAAACAGGTGAAGAGGATGCTGGACATGAGGATCAACCCGGTAGAAGGTTTCTCCTCCCAGTGGGACTACGAGAAGGGCAAGTGGAAATAA